In Bdellovibrio sp. ArHS, the sequence CGCCAGATTGGCGTTCACTTCCACCGTGACTTCGCTTTCCAAAACATAGCGACGGGTCTCTTGGCCGTTGACCGCAACATCCACTGTCAAATCCAACTCGCTGGGAATACGAGACTGCGAAGGATCTGCATGATCCACAATAGTCATCGAGACGACGTATTTACGAACCTCACCCATTTGCCAAAGAGACGCGTACGGAGCCACCTCTTTCACCGCTGTCACCCAAGGACGAGCGGCTTCGGGATGAGGCTTAAGAAAGTTCGCGGTCATACGGACCTGAGAAATATCAACAGGCGCCCATTTGTTGACGAAAGAAATCTCAAAGTGCAGGTCTTTGCTTTGTCGATCCCACACGATTTCAGCTTTTTCTTTATTGGCAATCGTGATCAAAGGCTGCGCAGGAACTTTCAAGGCCTGTTCCACATCCATGTTCCCGCCTACGGAATACTTTTTGTAGACTTCCTTTTCCGGAGAAAGAGGCCGGCCCTGCTCGTGCGATCCACCTGACACCAAGGACAAGTTAGAAAGCAAAGGACGAGAGCCTAAAACCAAACGAGCATACACCTCGTTGGCAGGGACTCCCCGCGCCAACAATTCAGCGACCGCTGCCGCTACATAAGGCGATGCTTGGGAAGTGCCCGACAAATACTCGTAACCTAAGGTCGAGCGGAAGCGTACAGGACGACGACTTTCAGGGTAAGTACTTAAGATGTTCAAGCCCGGAGCTACGATATCCACGCCGCTTCCGTAATTTGAAAAGTGTGCCATCGCCCCATCAGGACTGGACGCGCCGACACAGATTACGTTGGGATATGCACAAGGGCGCAGAAGAGCGCGAGTAGAGTCATTTCCTGCTGCAGCGACAATGATGATTCCGCGTGCTTGCGCTTCTTCAATCACCTTGCGCATGAACTCTGAATCCGAAGTCTGTGGCCACCCCATAGAGAAGTTGATCACTTGCGCACCTGAATGCATCGCATAGATCACACCCCGAGCGACAATGTCACCCAAACTTTTCTTGACCGTCTCGCGACCCTCTTCAGAAGGTGAATCATAGATCGAAAGTGGCTTGATCGGCTCACTGGGTTGTACACCGATCACCTGCACGGGTAAAATTTCAACATTCTCGCTCAAGCCGCGAACGCCGATGTTATTGTCTACTTCCGCCGCAATGATCCCCGCCACGTGCGTCCCATGTCCTTGATCGTCACCGAAGTCAGGACGACCCATGATTTTTGTCGTGGGATTGACACTTCCTAAAAGACTCCAGCCCTGGCAATCCAAAGGATAACCATTTTTATCCAGGTCCACTTCGGGGTTTTTCAGATCCATCCATTGAGCTTCACACTCCTTGCGATCTTTCTCTTCCAAACAGGCGTTGAACTTCGCTAAAGCCCGACATTCACTTTCATTACGGTGAATCACATTCTTCAAATCCGGATGATTCTTCTGAATGCCCGTATCCAAAACCGCGACGATCACCTTCTTCTTGGCTTTCTGAGGTGCGGGTAAACGCACATCTTCGCGCGCGCGTGCCGGAACCTTATAGGTATGCAACGGATCCAAGTCGACCGTTTGAGGCTGCCCTTGATTATTCACACCCCATTGAAAGCCTGCAAAGGGGTCCGCCGCCAAAGCGGAGACAGTTCCTAAAGTCAGCAGAATAAATAATGCGTTTCTCATCGGAAACTTCCTTGTGAACGTTCTAACTCAATTGGAGAAATACGGGTCTTGTTCGCAAACATAGCAATCAAACCGCTGGCGTAATCAATGTTCTTTTTAGGATCACCCAAAGTGTTTGAGAAGTACTCAAGGTCCCCGTCTTCGTCACCACTTCGGAAACCATTGATACGCACAAAGAAGACATAGTTATCTTCGCCCAAGAATTTCAAAAGTTGCGGAAGTGGAATTTCCTCTTCTAAGACATACAGCACATTGGTCATCCACTGTGTCTGAGACTTTTTGTCCTTGGGATAATTCGCGGATGCCTTCAAAAGCTTTTCCATCCAAGGAATCATACAGTCGTAACTTGTGCCATTCACCCACGCCGACGTTGGCGGCATGTTGTTTTCGCGATTGCCATTGCGGTCTTCATGGTACTCGGTACAAGCCCGCATATACCGATCTTTACCGGCGTTGAAATTCCCGTTACCCAGAACTTTCAACATATCATCAAACATTTCCTTGTCGTTGGCGCGCGCTTTACGCCCCATTTTTTCGCTCAATTTTTGGAAAAGGCCGCTTAAGAACTTGGATCTTTTCACTGGTTTCCCATCGGCGTCCGGTTGCAGAATCAAATCACGCACCTTCTCCAAACCACCAGGCAAGATCGAAAGATTCGCCGTAATGCGATAGAAATCAACAGCCGTGACGGTTGAAAAGGCTTCGGGTTCAATCAGACGGTACGACATCAAAGGCGCTCCATTGAGCTCCTGCTGAACTTCATCCAAGAGCTTGAAGAACTTTTTGCGGTTGAGATGCCAGCCACCCCAAACATGTTGAATCACCGCTACCGAGGGATATTGCGTTCCGTTCACAGTCAAATCGGACTCTGTCGTCACTGTTCGCCAATAAGCTTTACCAAAAGGAGTATTAGCGGGATTCGGGTCGTTGGACTCGGCCAAATCAATTCTGTTATCCGGTTTCCACTTACCAAGAATTCCTTTGATCCAATCCGTCGCAAAACCTAACAGATCGCGTCCCTTCAAT encodes:
- a CDS encoding S8 family serine peptidase, encoding MRNALFILLTLGTVSALAADPFAGFQWGVNNQGQPQTVDLDPLHTYKVPARAREDVRLPAPQKAKKKVIVAVLDTGIQKNHPDLKNVIHRNESECRALAKFNACLEEKDRKECEAQWMDLKNPEVDLDKNGYPLDCQGWSLLGSVNPTTKIMGRPDFGDDQGHGTHVAGIIAAEVDNNIGVRGLSENVEILPVQVIGVQPSEPIKPLSIYDSPSEEGRETVKKSLGDIVARGVIYAMHSGAQVINFSMGWPQTSDSEFMRKVIEEAQARGIIIVAAAGNDSTRALLRPCAYPNVICVGASSPDGAMAHFSNYGSGVDIVAPGLNILSTYPESRRPVRFRSTLGYEYLSGTSQASPYVAAAVAELLARGVPANEVYARLVLGSRPLLSNLSLVSGGSHEQGRPLSPEKEVYKKYSVGGNMDVEQALKVPAQPLITIANKEKAEIVWDRQSKDLHFEISFVNKWAPVDISQVRMTANFLKPHPEAARPWVTAVKEVAPYASLWQMGEVRKYVVSMTIVDHADPSQSRIPSELDLTVDVAVNGQETRRYVLESEVTVEVNANLAGSDIQTFPIVGMPKGRFSFIPLDQNLDANTNQRDYLALIENKNTWQLYLVADAGNGTYKASSGTKIQIEGNSENLMDKVTARMDMDGDGHSEYVLGVLEDKSEEEDSKGSPTSFFVFNSSLKLVDSFKYDGVMAAMPVDASQIYWQTIGGTKRPTWLGGGKDPDRKRDLKDYWENPDNREQSKLRLYFLNEKNQLKALRDYEDYQIVDIIQPRQDQIEAGRIAILLAKNQGSEAKPSYLYDFATAEVVNGQIENFMELDLFHDANVYRNILDTRVDKIQNLDYNKDEFAGSFWFGEGLSRKQRLTLFDNKNYDLLDRQLGAQRSQFDSALRVRAVFAGQQRKGAFVLTNSEIQYHDLISGEVWSKSLDRYTFFPDNLFVSLYIPLTLRDTRNASTKVPGIFTTESAGLSRGVKMLVPVFAKDGSAIELVSPARLRFKSSGCRSMETPVFDGAKGAHSFDYYCGDKLLRVNLTY